CCTCACAGAAAACCAAGGGTTGGAGAATATCATTGCATGGAAAATGAAACCAGTCAGGAAGGACGGTGACCTTTCCCACCCCTTACACACTGGAAGGAAACGGATCTTATTGGCAACCCCAAATCCAGTATCAGTATGAGATGCCTCTTCTCCTGAGATCTTCATTAGCACCAATCCATCATGTGCACAGGGAGCCTCATGCTACCAAGAGAAACACACGAGAGGAAAGGGGCCCAAAGCTACTGGCCCTAATCTTTGACGACCGAggtgggagctcttctgccaggccaacTTTTAACAATTAAGCCTCCATTGCAAGGTGAAAATGAGCCATGCTGGCAGAGAGAATGCTTAAAATGACAGCAATATATTTTGCACCTTCCCTTGCAGACCAGTGAGGAAACAGACCAATGGAGAAAGGTTCTGAGAACAGGGTGAAAGGGGTGAAGAATCAGCTCTTTCCACATCCACCCATACACACAAGAGACGTGATGCAGCTGCTCCTGGCACCCTGTAAGAATGTATCGGGTTAAGCACAGGGTGTCATGTTGCTTCTGGTAAGGTTGAGCAGAGATCAAAGTCCCAGCACCGAGAAGATTCAACCCAAAGAACCTTATTTCTCCAGTTCATTGATATACACACCACTTGAGGGAAGACTCCTGCCCTGGGACAGCAACGGACCAATTAGCTGCCCTCCCAAAGGCATGTGTGTCCCTGCAGGAGCCATAAAAGTgattaacaacccccccccccccccccccgccgcaatAAAAGGGCAGGCACAGAGGAGACGAGGCCTGTAAACAAGATAGAGCACTCGTTTTTAAATCCTTGGAACACAAATATATTTGGGAGAGCGAGCACTTTATACCCCCCCATTTGCTTTTCCCCTTGGacgctgggggtggtggtgatggctACGCTGCAGTTGTACTGGTACTCGTGTCCCATACGTGGAAGTCCTGGTCATCCACATGCCGTTTGCTGGAGCATTTTCTGTGAGGGGGTTCAGAGGATTCGCCGGACCAGGAGGAGTTGGGAACGGGCGGCTCCCCGCTGCTTGTGCTCACAAACACGGTGGGGACCTTAAAGGACAGTTCCAGGTCTTCTTCCTCCTGTGGCAGCGCGGATGGCGGAAAGTTGTTTCTCTTGGCTTTGTGCCCAGCGTTCTGgcgcttctctcctcccccctgggagggggctgcaggGACCGGGAGGTGCCGAGCACTGCTCATCAGTTGGCTCTTGGAAGCTCCGTTAGGGGCGCTGCTTCCCAGGCGCGTCTGGGCCACGGGGATCTCGTCCATGGACTCGGCTGACTCAGAATGGTAATCGGCTGGAGGACCTGCTGCCTGGACTGGACCGCTGCTGCCTGGGGGCGTAACTATTTGTGGAGGGAAAGCTGGGATGGGGAGGCGAaggctggaagaggaggaggcggaCGAGGTGGTGGCCATGACTGTCAGTTCTGCCAgtgaaaaaggaagaaggaggCGTCAGAGCCTACGGACAGATGCCCAACAGCAGATGGGATGGAGCCTTCTCCAAAGCATCTGGCATGTAGAATTACTGCAGACAGTTCGGACTGCAGAAAGAAATGAGCTAGAGCCAGGAAAGCTTTTCAGCTacatctagagcagaggtagtcaacctgtggtcctccagatgttcatggactacaattcccatgagcccctaccagcaaacgctggcaagggctcatgggaactgtagtccatgaacttctggaggaccacaggttgactacccctgatctagaggatgcCCTTTGGCCAGCTGATGGTCACACTTACCCACAAGGACTGTATGTTTTTGGGATAACCCACATCAGGGACTGCACAGTCTTGCAGGCAACCAAAATGGAATGGCTCCCCCCTGTACATCCCCGGCCGGGAAAGCCACACGGCAGAACCGCAGTCTGCCAGTACCCTCGGATgtctcctccccatccccaccttACCTTGCTGTAAAATTGGGAGAGAAGACCAGGGGGCAACCATCTCTTTGGATCTTTCCTCTGCCAGAGAAGAGGGCTCCTTgtgcctcttcctctttttcttcttcttcttctgaaatcacACGGCCAAgcaaaataaaagcataaaataagTTCGTCCGTGCAACAGCGGCCAGTCAGAACTTCCTTTCGTTTTAAAAAGTGGTGGCGAGAACCCTTGTGGTTGAAATCGCCTGAGGCAGCAATTCTCCAAATGAGATCTGCAGACATGCTGGTGTTTTCAAGGGAGCTCCAGGGCGCCTGCAGTCACATCTGACCACCAGGATGGAAGGCAGGCCCTCCAACTCCCTCTGGACAGAAGACGAGGGCAGAACTCCTCAGCTTCAGGGCACTGCCTGCTGTGGTAGATGGGAGCACCTGGGGTGGAGGACCAGGCTTTTGTGAGCATCTCTGTGGGATGTGCACAAAGCTTGCTGCAAGCACTTTGAATAAGACGGAGATGGTTGAGGAGGAcacactctgcccccccccacttgggcGAATAAGCAGTAGTGGccaagaggagaaagaaagaatctgtGCCAGATGACCGTTTCTCCTGTGTTGGAAACCAAGCAGCTGGCTGGCACAGAGGGGAAGGGAGCCCAgtagacattttaaaatcaaagcAGGGTCCCTCTGGTGGCTCAAGTCTGAGAACTGCTGCTCAGAGCGGCAAAAGATCAAACGGCAGCCACCGATCGCTCCGGAAGGCTGAAACGGTTTTCTCGGATTGACGAGAGGTGATTTCCTTCTTAGAATGAAATCCGAAAGAGCAACAACTGTCTCTCTCCAAAGCCTTAGAGCAGCTCTGCCTGGAGAGCATTCGGAATCCCCCTTGTTGGACAGCTGCCCAAAGCATTTAAAGTCAGCCATTCAGCCAACGGGAGCACCCAAACAGAAGAATCATTCACCGTGGGCTACTGTTTAAAGGAGAGAGCACAATCCTCTGACAAGTGCCTCTGTCCAAGGGGATGAATGCAGTGGGGAcagagggcttttaaaaacagaaacaggactgtAGTGTAGCAGAATGGTCCAGGGGAGTGCTTTATAAAGGAAACTGGACAGTAGTCAATGGCAATATTTATTGTATGTACAGCATTGAGGTATACTGGTTATGAGCAGCAGAGAGCcgctgctaatctggagagccgggtttgattccccactcctccacatgcagccagctgggtgaccttgggccagtcgctgtCTTCTAATTGTGCCATCTGACCCCTACAGTACTGCTCATTGTACGCTATACAATGTTATGGCATTTTCAATGTTTtataacccacctcgagcctcagCAAGAAAGACGGGCTATAAATGAAGCAGATTAATGCAGCAGCACTGTGTGTTGACGCAAGGGACCACAGCTAAGCTCTCACTCACCTGTGGCGGGATTCCAATGTGCGTCTCTGACGGCTCAGGAGACAGGATGAGCTTGGAGTCCGAGCCCTCACTGCGCATGCAGAACTTTGGTAGGCTGGAAATGAAATTATCACAGTTGGCTTTCTCACACACTTTTAGGCCCCTGTGTCACAGTGAGCCGCATGGTCAGGATATCCCATTCCCAACGGTATCTACCCGGCACATGTTTTGGTGCTTTAAGCAGGTGCTAATATTCAGCGGAAGAAACTCATCTTATGGAACTTCCTCTTACAGGAGGCGTTCAAACAAAAAACAATGCATGGAAAAGGAGAACAAGACATATAAATCTAGATTCAGAACCACACTGTGGGTTCCCCACTTCAAGAGGCCTGACCTTTTTCTCTGCAGAGAATTAATTTCCATTACCAAGGAGATGTAATTATATGGCCTGGTATGCAGGGGGCAGTGCCCCAATACAATAGCCCATCAAAGCtgtcagtgtttggctcttgcCTGATGAGGAAGCTAGATTATATGAACACCATTTAGTTGGCTTTACTCACTCTTTCCCCGAGGTTAATCCTGAATCCTCCCCTGGAACTTCAGGGTTGGTATATCCAAGACTTCCTGAATAAAACTGCATTTCCTAAAAACATACAAAGGAATGATCAAGACATCAGGAAGGCAACTGCCAAACTGGGGATATTTTCTCAGATTTTGTACCTGATTGTTTTCAATATGGATATTCTCAGAAAGGACTGGGTCAGTAGAGGAAATGCAAAAAGAAGTAAGTGCTCCATCTCTTATTGTTTTCAAGAGCCTCTGTTGCTGATACCCTGACTTTCCAGAAGCTATACACATTTTGCACTAAAGGACAGATTTAATTatttgtacagcaaagtggttcATATTCATGGTACAGCCGGACCGCTTTGTGTCAAATGCTCAATGCATTACAGCATAAAATAATGTGAGCACACTAGCCCTGTGTGAAAATGCTGAAACCCAGTCCATCTGTAGGGGATGGAAGACAAAACCACAAACGTCACCTGAAAGCGCctcatttggggagggcaggattccAGCTGCTTGTCAGGCTCCTTCATCTCCTGAGGTGGGCGCTGCTGCACAATGTATTCATAGGTAGTCATTCGGTGCCAAACTAGGGTGATAAGAGGGAGAGAACGGTGTACTTTTTagaaaggctggctcctttaggacaggggtagtcaacctgtggtcctccatttgctggcaggggctcatgggaattgtagtccatgaacatctggaggaccacaggttgactacccctgctttaggacaggggtagtcaacctgtggtcctccagatgtttatggactacagttcccatgagcccctgccagcaaatgctggcaggggctcattggcattgtagtccatggacatctggaggaccacaggttgactaaccctgctttaggacactcactggacactggaagtgctcatctggaccaagacctactttagaaacataagaggcctcaaagaattttagcTGGCCTTCTTGTCCATAGAACTGATTCAGGTCCTTAGTATCCTACATAGTTAACATGTTATAACGGAGCCAATTGTATATTTAACATAGCTGTTCTTGTATTTTATATatgctactttatttatttacacctgACAACTGATAAGGCCAGTGTTGCCGAAATGTGTTTGGTCAATTCAATTCTGCTCTGTTGTTCAATATCACTCTTCTAGATGACAGGCTGagtcaaataaatgaaaattgtGTATAACTTAGAAGTGGGAACAGGAGCTAAAGATGATGTAACCAGGTACTTCCAAAGAAGTGGGCAGTGTGTATCTGGGTGCATGATGGagacaagggggtggggggagtacaaATGAGAATGCAATACCTACTGAGATAAATGTGGAAGATCAGGAGGTGGCCCAACAGGAACAGAGTCAGCAGCCCCAGGAAGATCAGGATGCCAGCCAGGGCCAAAATGGCGGGGGCTTGGGTCTCAATGGGAACAGCAGGAAGGAACACAAACCACACGTCTGTTTGGTTCTTTAAACCTCGGAAACAGAAAAATCAGGGGTTGAACCAAGGCTCAGCCAAACAGAAAATATGTGGAGTAGCAATACAAGTATTCTGGGCATGTGCAAAGTCCCTCTTCAATAAGTCAATGCCGCCAGCTTCCAGATCACTGGATGCCACTGCTAGGAAGACAGGGCGCATGTCTGTTTCAGGGCATTTTTGCATTCTCCTTTTCCTGGTttgtaaattcctgtttcttAGGGAGAAGGGTCTGTTCCACATGTGCTTTGTTCCTCTCTGGTGGTCAACTGAATATTATACTAATTTATGTCTGACAAAAaaactgcagtttaaatctgcagagagATAAATTGGATAATATTGGATAATATAATATTGAATAGAGGGAGGAAGAATTGAGCGGAATAGAGgagaaaccccccaaaacagAGAGCTTTCaagcaaagaaaataagaatgcagaaaagccctctacGATAACTATTGAGAAGGACTTACATCAAGACCCTCTTGAGCTTAATCAGGATACTGTATCATTATTAATTATCCCAGATAGGTAAGCCACGTTAACAGTAACCCAGGGGCATCATAGAGACGAACGTAAATTGTTGCTGCTTAAACTCCGACTCAAAACTTCCTGCTGGAATGAATTGTCACAGCCTCTAAGGTACCATCATAGCCCTATTTTATTCTGTACAATTGTACAGTGCTCTCCTGAGAGAGCACCAAGAAGAATTCCTGCTATGATGAGGCAGTCCATGTGCGGGGGAGGAGGTGTGATACCTTCAAAGTGCTGGTCGGTGCGCAACTTCATGGGGTTAAGGAAGAACTCCACAAAGACGTAGAAGGCGATCAGCAGGATGAGGAGAAGGCCCAGGATGGCTGATATCACGCTGTTCAGAAAAAGCCTACCAAAGAAGCAAAAGAATGCTTAGCAAATGGACCAACATGCAACATGGCACAATGCTATACTCCTGACCTGACTTCTCCATGGCCACGTTGCTGCCCTTCAGAAGCTTAACTGCAGTAGGTTAATGCTGCCAGAGGTGTGGACCCGTACCAGTAGTTCCTCTCCCCCACGCAGTTGTTGAGCCACATGCAGTGGTGATCAAATCCGCACACACACTTGTTGCAGGTCCCGCAGTGCTTTGATCGGGAGCTCCtgacaaaaagaaaggaagggtgtGAGAGTGAGAACAGGCACAGAGCCACCCATTAGAAAGTGATCCCTCTTCCCTAGCAAAGAGGTTCCACTGAGTGATAACATACAGTTGGGGGTGGGTTTGGAGTTAACACACCCAACTGGACTCAAGACTGGTTGTGCCCTCTTAGGATTGTTTCCCTGGCAACAGTCAGGTGATGGGCATCACCTGTGGTCCTTTCGAATGGCTAACCACAGTGGCCTTGGAGGACACCTTCATTTGCTGCTTTCAGGAAAACACCTAAAATGGTTTTAATCCAAGGGGCGTTTGATGGAGGACAAACTGCTTTTGTACATTAGgattatgaatttaggcagattgtgagtgggtgggcagggaggtgccagtgtttgtctcttgtggcccttccttgcataactagggaattgctgatcaccactgtgggatggtaggtgagtttcctccagaccaggctggattctggagatttttggtggagacgTCACTTGGGCATGGAGTTGGGGTAACTGTGGGtcggcaggtggttgtgagttcctgcacagtgcacggggttggactagaagatccTAGaagcgccttccaactctatgattctatgtgtttttATCCTGTGCATTCTAGGGAGTTatggtggctcagtggtagagcatctgttcgGCATGCAacaggtcccagattcaattcccagcatctctagttgaaagattcaggtagcaggtgatgtgatgGGCCTCTACCTAAATtcctagagagccactgccagtctgagtaaacaatactttGTTGACCAACAGCCTGATCCAGCAGAAGGCAACACCATTTGTTTTGTTCATTGTGTGTTTTTATCCTGTATGTTATCTCACTGATGGAATGTTATTGATGTCTTTACAACTAGTTGTTGCTTTGCTAGCTGCCTACGGGACTAAggaggaaaggcaggctataaatactttaaataaataaacaaaaatcttcTCCGGGtgagaacaaaagaaagaaaagtatccTTCTTCGATTACAATGGCTCTCATCTCCTTCTTCCAACGTTCCCTCCCGTGGTCACTGTCCACGAGAGAATTCAATGCAATTAACTCAATGTACACATGAGGAAGGGCAAGGCTCACTTGTACGTACACGTTCACATCACAGATGTGACAGTGGCGGTTCTCAATGACATGAGCATGCTGGCTACGGTTGAATGTGCTGAGAGGCCCCTGGTAATTCTTCTCACGCACGCTGTCATCAGCTGGGTCGATGGAAACGGCTGTAAGATGAACTATTAGATGGCAGAGAAAAAAGACTCCTGGACACTGAAACGGACATGTTAAGGATTGTCTCGGCGGGCATAGCGTTTCAAGGCTCCATTGAAAGGCATAGTGAAGCCAAAATCGAAATCAAAAAGGCAAAATGTATATAAGTCTCTTTCTCCAAATTCATtggatatttttcttgtttcaaTCTGTCAGCAACtaaaacggggtcccaggtagTCTTGTCCCACTTTCTGTATCTTCCTTACTGATTGCCAATCAATATCTGTATTCAATGTAACAATGATCAAAGTGCATCAGTGCACATGAGAGGAAACGGCCCTGAGACAGCAGAGCTTTGCACTTAAATGATACACTTTATAACTATATTACTTTTGAGTTTATCCTAAGTGATGCGTGACcaccaaggtgctactggagttgaATCCAGTTGTTCTACTACAGAAGaacatggctaccttctgaaaaACCTAAGGATGAAggcttaagggttttttttaaatcaaatgcaACATTCCAACCAACCGGAGAAAAGACAACGTGCACAACTGCTGGCGTTGGTGGCCACTCGTCCTCAATCACAGCAACAGTCTCACTGTAACTCATGTCGGCAGCATGAACAGTGTGCtatggcagggttagtcaacctgtgatcctccagatgttcatggactacaattcccatgagcctctgccagcatttgctcgtgggaattgtagtccatgaacatctggaggaccacaggttgactacccctgtgctatggcATCAGCAGCCTGAAAGGATACGATATACCCAGCGGGAACCCAGTGAACAGGTAGGAGCGGCACCAGGATGCCAAAGCCGATGAGGGCAAAGAAGAGGTAGAGCAGCCAGGCAATAAACTGGAAAGGATGGGGTGGCCAGCTCCAACCATTCCTCCGGGCGTGCTGGGGATGGGCCTCAGGGGCTGCTTCATCACTGGTCTTCTCTGGAGCTGTCTTGTTAGGTGGTTTATTGCAGATGTTCATCTACAGCAAGCCGAAAAGAAAACTGCCTGAAAAGGAGAGCAGCTGTGAAAGTGCTTGGCAAAAACGAGCCCCCCCAAAAGACAAGATTCAATAGTGGGAAGAGCTCTCACATCAACCTTCTCACCAGCATTAAAAAACCTCTCAATAAGGTGTAGTGGTTTGGATGCTGGAGTAGGATTGGTGAGACCTGAGTTCACAACCCCATTCTGGCAGGGACAGTTTATAGTGACCTTAGAtcagtcccttccagctctttttctacatctgagtccagcagcaccttggagaccaagggCACCAGCCAATTGGATGAAGAATGTAGGTCTTGTTCTGTCCATCAAATGCACATTTCCGCCACAGGCAGCctcagtttaattaattaattttgacaCACTACCCTTTGAACCCAATTCCCAGCCTACATCTATCCGTTCTCTCCAGGAATATACTGGCTGGTTGCTTGCTAGCTTGATGCTGTTCAACAAACAAAAATGTGCCACTTGCCTCCTCTTACCCCAGCCTCAAGGTGGTTGCCTCAGTTTCACAGTGCAGGCCTCTTTAGCTCAGTCATGCAGCTCTTAAAACGTTCTCATTAGACCCGCAGCCCTTTTCTGTGTAAGTAAAACGAAATCATAGTAAATCAGAAGGATTAAACCATGCCAAAAAAGAACACAGGCCTTTTGAAAGAATAGAATTACATGCTTAAGAGCCAGAATTTTCAATGTACAAATGCCATCTACTTTGAGATTTAattttgctgctttttaaaaggacTATTGTATCTTTAGCCTTGCTCTTTAACTAGTTTTGTCACTGGCCACTGAAGGCAGGTATGACGGAACAGTTTGTTGCAAGCAATGCACAGTCCTCCACATTTGTTGTGACACCTAAATGTAGGCACCATGGCAATTTGGGCTTTCTGTTCCCTCTGCACAAATTAGGATATGTGAAGGAAAGACCAAGCAAGAAGTCCTCCTTGAAACCCCTCAATCTGCAGTCTGCAGAAGTAAAACCTAAGAGTGCTTAAAATGCACACGGGAAAACTATTCCTGCCCAGGTGCCTAAAGGAAAGCACAAATATGTGCTTCCTCAAGCACAGTGACAGCAGCCTATGACACATCATCAGCCTCGGCAGCATGGTTGCTATCAACAAGCCATTAGAAGCAGGCTGCTTGCACACTAGCCAGTTTATTACCATGGTTAATTCAGATGGTTAGAACTGACTCTGAAAGACCCACCTTCAAGTCCAACAGTACCTTAGAGACCGAAACAagctataagcttttgtgggtcaATGTTCACATTGTCAGATATACCAGGGACTCTGCAGACCAGTATACTGAAACTTCATGCGTTAATAGCACAAAGGGGAAAACGCCTTGAGCCTACAACATGACATCCATTTTTTGAAAATCTTGTGTCAGGATCTCTCTTCTTTATTAGCAATTCATTTTCTCTTGTTTTTCCCCGGTCTCAACTGTGCCTGTTTCCCATCTTTCTATAGCACTTTCTCCATCACTTTGGAGAAGAGAAAATAATGGTGGTCATGCCGAGTTGTGGGCCAAGAGTCATCAGTTGTAGAGCATCTAAAGCAATTCTGGCACTAACTAAACACAAGTACAAACCATGCTCAGTCTCTGCTGTTTCCTAGCTTATCCATTCCTATTTGCTCCCTTGCATAAAACAGACTGCAATCTGCCTGTAGCTGGGATGGAAGCACTTCTAGAGTCTGCAGAATGTCTAGAATAATTCCACTGCTAATTAGATATCAACCAGAAGCAGTATTTAATGTAAACATAAAGCAATTTAAAGCAGAGGCAGCCCAAGCATAAGAAAAAGAGCTGCACAAATGAGAATGAAAAAGAGCCCACAACTCTAGCTTTGAGTGCTGGCTTGTTTCTATCATTTTCTGTGTTGTTTATTATTGAACACGGAaccacggcgacccacttgaatctacgcTTACCGTTAATTTATCTACACTGCTCTCTAATTATCTCAGTAAAGTTTTTGCACGTTTTATATGCCGCATCTGACATTGTTTTAATGCACAGTATTGTTTTAAATCTTTGTAACCCGGACTTATTACACAATCTATACCACtgttcctattgcattgtttttgaaaggttgtcatctccattcagtcttgtcatttatttatatttattatagacCACCACTTCTGGCACAGCTGGCGTGTGGCAATttacataaaatgcataaaagcAGCACAAAACCCCCCAGTACAATCAATTGATGGCAGCAACAATCCACAGTCTACATTCCCATCCAAACCCTCAGCCTTCTGAGCAGCAATCACCCTTGGGCTGATAGATAACCACAGGCAGTGTTTGGCCTGGAGGGGCTGCAGATACAAGAGGTATAAAGGGGACCGACTCGATCTTGAGAGGGGTGGACTTCCAGGGTCTGCAgaacatctagaacaggggtggtcaaactgtgaccctccagatgtccttggactacaatccccatgagcccctgccagcattcactggcaggggctcatgggtactgtagtccatggacatctggagggccgcagtttgaccacccctggtctagaataacCCTGTTGTGAACCAGATATCAACCAGAAGTAATAATTCATTTAAATAGAAAACCATTTAAATAAAAGTTCGGTAGATTGCTTTTCTTCGCAGGGAGAACgcaaagaagcttacaaacaaAATACCCCAAGTTATATTTGAGCAGCTCCCTTTCCTTGGGTCGAGAGAAAGtcatataaatacatacatacatatttatatatatttatagatagataaatagatagatataacacaaatacacacacatacacaaacataataaagtgccagaactccagaagaaagTGGGGAAACCCTGTCCTCGCTATATATTTTGGCCTCTGGCTGCGGAGA
This region of Paroedura picta isolate Pp20150507F chromosome 14, Ppicta_v3.0, whole genome shotgun sequence genomic DNA includes:
- the ZDHHC1 gene encoding palmitoyltransferase ZDHHC1, which gives rise to MNICNKPPNKTAPEKTSDEAAPEAHPQHARRNGWSWPPHPFQFIAWLLYLFFALIGFGILVPLLPVHWVPAGYICPGVFFLCHLIVHLTAVSIDPADDSVREKNYQGPLSTFNRSQHAHVIENRHCHICDVNVSSRSKHCGTCNKCVCGFDHHCMWLNNCVGERNYWLFLNSVISAILGLLLILLIAFYVFVEFFLNPMKLRTDQHFEGLKNQTDVWFVFLPAVPIETQAPAILALAGILIFLGLLTLFLLGHLLIFHIYLIWHRMTTYEYIVQQRPPQEMKEPDKQLESCPPQMRRFQEMQFYSGSLGYTNPEVPGEDSGLTSGKDLPKFCMRSEGSDSKLILSPEPSETHIGIPPQKKKKKKRKRHKEPSSLAEERSKEMVAPWSSLPILQQELTVMATTSSASSSSSLRLPIPAFPPQIVTPPGSSGPVQAAGPPADYHSESAESMDEIPVAQTRLGSSAPNGASKSQLMSSARHLPVPAAPSQGGGEKRQNAGHKAKRNNFPPSALPQEEEDLELSFKVPTVFVSTSSGEPPVPNSSWSGESSEPPHRKCSSKRHVDDQDFHVWDTSTSTTAA